One Streptomyces lincolnensis genomic region harbors:
- a CDS encoding aspartate carbamoyltransferase catalytic subunit — MQRHLISAADLTRDDAVLILDTAEEMARVADRPIKKLPTLRGRTVVNLFFEDSTRTRISFEAAEKRLSADVINFSAKGSSVSKGESLKDTAQTLEAMGVDAVVIRHGASGAPYRLANSGWIDAAVINAGDGTHQHPTQALLDAFTMRRRLVGRDAGIGQDLAGRRITIVGDILHSRVARSNVDLLHTLGAQVTLVAPPTLVPVGVETWPCDVSYDLDSTLAKSDAVMMLRVQRERMNAAFFPTEREYSRRYGLDGERMARMPEHAIVMHPGPMVRGMEITAEVADSERCTVVEQVANGVSIRMAVLYLLLGGNEPAVSHTRIEEK; from the coding sequence ATGCAGCGTCATCTCATCTCGGCCGCCGACCTCACCCGTGACGACGCCGTCCTGATCCTCGACACCGCCGAGGAGATGGCCCGGGTCGCCGACCGGCCGATCAAGAAACTGCCGACCCTGCGCGGCCGTACCGTCGTCAACCTCTTCTTCGAGGACTCCACCCGCACCCGGATCTCCTTCGAGGCCGCCGAGAAGCGGCTGTCGGCGGACGTCATCAACTTCTCCGCCAAGGGCTCCAGCGTCTCCAAGGGCGAGTCCCTCAAGGACACCGCCCAGACCCTGGAGGCGATGGGCGTCGACGCCGTCGTCATCCGGCACGGCGCCTCCGGGGCGCCGTACCGGCTGGCCAACTCCGGCTGGATCGACGCGGCCGTCATCAACGCCGGTGACGGCACCCACCAGCACCCCACCCAGGCCCTGCTCGACGCCTTCACCATGCGCCGCCGGCTCGTCGGGCGGGACGCCGGGATCGGCCAGGACCTGGCCGGGCGGCGCATCACGATCGTCGGCGACATCCTGCACAGCCGGGTCGCCCGCTCCAACGTCGACCTGCTGCACACCCTCGGCGCCCAGGTCACCCTGGTCGCGCCGCCCACCCTGGTCCCGGTCGGTGTCGAGACCTGGCCGTGCGACGTGTCGTACGACCTGGACAGCACGCTCGCCAAGTCCGACGCGGTGATGATGCTGCGGGTCCAGCGCGAGCGCATGAACGCCGCGTTCTTCCCGACCGAGCGCGAGTACTCGCGGCGCTACGGCCTCGACGGCGAGCGCATGGCGCGGATGCCCGAGCACGCCATCGTGATGCACCCCGGTCCGATGGTCCGCGGCATGGAGATCACGGCCGAGGTGGCCGACTCCGAGCGCTGCACCGTCGTCGAGCAGGTCGCAAACGGAGTCTCCATCCGGATGGCGGTCCTGTACCTGCTTCTGGGTGGCAACGAACCCGCCGTCAGCCACACCCGTATCGAGGAGAAGTAA
- a CDS encoding dihydroorotase, which translates to MSKILIRGAKVLGGEPQDVLIDGAVIEAVGTNLPAEGAEVVEADGKVLLPGLVDLHTHLREPGREDSETVLTGTRAAASGGFTAVFAMANTFPVADTAGVVEQVWRLGREYGYCDVRPIGAVTVGLEGRKLAELGAMHESAAGVTVFSDDGKCVDDAVIMRRALEYVKAFGGVVAQHAQEPRLTEGAQMNEGIVSAELGLGGWPAVAEESIIARDVLLAEHVGSRVHICHLSTAGSVEIVRWAKSRGIDVTAEVTPHHLLLTDELVRTYNPVYKVNPPLRTERDVYALREALADGTIDIVATDHAPHPHEDKDCEWAAAAMGMVGLETALSVVQETMVDTGLIDWAGVADRMSVNPARIGQAQGHGRPVSAGEPANLTLVDTAYRGSVDPAGFASRSRNTPYEGRELPGRVTHTWLRGKATLVDGKLT; encoded by the coding sequence ATGAGCAAGATCCTGATCCGTGGTGCGAAGGTCCTCGGCGGCGAGCCGCAGGACGTGCTGATCGACGGTGCGGTCATCGAGGCCGTCGGCACGAACCTCCCGGCCGAGGGCGCCGAGGTCGTCGAGGCCGACGGCAAGGTGCTCCTGCCGGGTCTGGTCGACCTGCACACGCATCTGCGCGAGCCCGGCCGCGAGGACTCCGAGACGGTCCTGACCGGTACCCGCGCGGCCGCCTCCGGCGGATTCACCGCCGTGTTCGCCATGGCCAACACCTTCCCGGTCGCCGACACCGCCGGTGTGGTCGAGCAGGTCTGGCGGCTGGGCCGGGAGTACGGCTACTGCGACGTGCGGCCCATCGGCGCGGTCACCGTCGGCCTGGAGGGCAGGAAGCTCGCCGAGCTGGGTGCCATGCACGAGTCGGCGGCCGGCGTGACCGTCTTCTCCGACGACGGCAAGTGCGTCGACGACGCCGTGATCATGCGGCGCGCGCTGGAGTACGTGAAGGCCTTCGGCGGGGTCGTCGCCCAGCACGCGCAGGAGCCGCGGCTGACCGAGGGCGCCCAGATGAACGAGGGCATCGTCTCCGCCGAGCTCGGGCTCGGGGGCTGGCCCGCGGTGGCCGAAGAATCGATCATCGCCCGGGATGTCCTGCTCGCCGAGCACGTCGGCTCCCGCGTGCACATCTGCCACCTGTCGACCGCCGGCTCGGTGGAGATCGTGCGCTGGGCGAAGTCCCGCGGCATCGACGTCACCGCCGAGGTCACCCCGCACCACCTGCTGCTCACCGACGAGCTGGTGCGCACGTACAACCCGGTCTACAAGGTCAACCCGCCGCTGCGCACCGAGCGCGACGTGTACGCCCTGCGGGAGGCGCTCGCCGACGGCACGATCGACATCGTCGCCACCGACCACGCCCCGCACCCGCACGAGGACAAGGACTGCGAGTGGGCCGCGGCCGCCATGGGCATGGTCGGCCTGGAGACCGCGTTGTCAGTGGTCCAGGAGACGATGGTGGACACCGGGCTGATCGACTGGGCCGGGGTCGCCGACCGTATGTCCGTCAATCCCGCCCGGATCGGGCAGGCGCAGGGCCACGGGCGTCCCGTCTCGGCAGGTGAGCCCGCCAACCTCACGCTCGTCGACACGGCTTACCGTGGGTCCGTGGACCCCGCGGGCTTCGCCTCGCGCAGCCGCAACACCCCGTACGAGGGGCGTGAGCTGCCGGGCCGTGTCACGCACACGTGGCTCCGGGGCAAGGCCACGCTCGTCGACGGGAAGCTCACGTGA
- the carA gene encoding glutamine-hydrolyzing carbamoyl-phosphate synthase small subunit, with protein MTTSTKGTASQRKEVSPAVLVLEDGRIFRGRAYGAVGVTFGEAVFSTGMTGYQETLTDPSYHRQVVVMTAPHVGNTGVNDEDAESQRIWVAGYVVRDPARVPSNWRSRRSLDEELTRQGVVGISGIDTRALTRHLRERGAMRVGIFSGNALPDDGTMLAEVRQAPEMKGANLSAEVATKETYVVPAIGPDGEAVPIGTAKFTVAAVDLGIKGMTPHRMAERGIEVHVLPATATVEDVYAVNPDGVFFSNGPGDPATADHPVSVMRAVLERKTPLFGICFGNQILGRALGFGTYKLKYGHRGINQPVQDRTTGKVEVTAHNHGFAVDAPLDKVSDTPYGRAEVSHVCLNDNVVEGLQLLDQPAFSVQYHPEAAAGPHDAAYLFDRFTSLMSTAQLEGQRA; from the coding sequence ATGACGACCTCCACGAAGGGGACCGCCTCGCAGAGGAAAGAGGTGTCTCCCGCGGTACTCGTCCTGGAGGACGGCCGGATCTTCCGCGGCCGTGCCTACGGGGCCGTGGGGGTGACCTTCGGTGAGGCGGTGTTCTCCACCGGCATGACCGGCTACCAGGAGACCCTCACCGACCCGTCGTACCACCGCCAGGTCGTCGTGATGACCGCCCCGCACGTCGGCAACACCGGCGTCAACGACGAGGACGCCGAGTCGCAGCGGATCTGGGTCGCCGGCTACGTCGTGCGCGACCCCGCGCGCGTGCCCTCCAACTGGCGCTCGCGCCGCTCCCTGGACGAGGAGCTCACCCGGCAGGGCGTCGTCGGGATCTCCGGCATCGACACGCGCGCGTTGACGCGCCACCTGCGTGAGCGCGGCGCCATGCGCGTCGGCATCTTCTCCGGCAACGCGCTGCCCGACGACGGCACCATGCTCGCCGAGGTCCGCCAGGCCCCCGAGATGAAGGGCGCGAACCTCTCCGCCGAGGTCGCCACCAAGGAGACGTACGTCGTCCCCGCGATCGGCCCCGACGGCGAAGCCGTCCCGATTGGCACAGCGAAGTTCACCGTCGCCGCCGTCGACCTCGGCATCAAGGGCATGACCCCGCACCGGATGGCCGAGCGCGGCATCGAGGTGCATGTGCTGCCCGCCACGGCGACCGTCGAGGACGTGTACGCCGTGAACCCGGACGGCGTGTTCTTCTCCAACGGCCCCGGCGACCCGGCCACCGCCGACCACCCGGTCTCCGTCATGCGGGCGGTCCTGGAGCGAAAGACGCCGCTCTTCGGCATCTGCTTCGGCAACCAGATCTTGGGCCGCGCCCTCGGCTTCGGCACCTACAAGCTGAAGTACGGCCACCGCGGCATCAACCAGCCGGTGCAGGACCGTACGACCGGCAAGGTCGAGGTCACCGCGCACAACCACGGCTTCGCCGTCGACGCCCCGCTCGACAAGGTGTCCGACACCCCCTACGGCCGCGCCGAGGTCTCCCACGTCTGCCTCAACGACAACGTGGTGGAGGGCCTCCAGCTCCTCGACCAGCCGGCCTTCAGCGTCCAGTACCACCCCGAAGCGGCAGCCGGCCCGCACGACGCCGCCTACCTGTTCGACCGCTTCACGTCTTTGATGAGCACAGCTCAGTTGGAGGGCCAGCGTGCCTAA